The proteins below are encoded in one region of Trueperaceae bacterium:
- the hpaB gene encoding 4-hydroxyphenylacetate 3-monooxygenase, oxygenase component, with product MAARTGNEFLEGLRRRPPTIYLNGERVKDPTTHPATAGIARSIAELYDLQHRRDLVDVMTYEVEGVGRVGMSFLETTTKEDLRRRSRMHKVWADHSLGFIGRSPDYLNVNLMAAARAADYFAQNDPRFGENIRNYYRHVRDNDLCLTHALTNPQVNRSVRADQLPDPYIALGLVQETEEGIVVRGARMLATLPIADEILIFPSTVLKEQEELTRYALAFAVPCDTPGLSFVGREPLDQGRSHRDHPLGSRFDEMDALVVFDDVLVPWDRVFLMNDVRLANRAYQETGAVLHMAHQVVNVKIAKAEAFLGVAKKIVDAIGSDQFQHVQQKMAELIIVLETLKAFRTQAEETAAPDRWGTMTPGKDALNAARNYFPMVYPRMVELLQLLSASGMIMIPTEADQGGPMADAIDRFLQASNATAQERIQLFRLAWDMTISSFGGRQNLYEKFFFGDPVRTQGALYQGYDLSDLVARIDAFLARADEPREELLAAGAAD from the coding sequence GTGGCGGCACGCACCGGCAACGAGTTCCTGGAGGGGCTGAGGAGGCGGCCCCCGACGATCTACCTGAACGGCGAGCGGGTCAAGGACCCCACGACGCACCCGGCCACGGCCGGCATCGCGCGGTCCATAGCCGAGCTCTACGACCTGCAGCACCGCCGCGACCTCGTCGACGTCATGACCTACGAGGTCGAGGGCGTCGGGCGCGTGGGGATGAGCTTCCTCGAGACGACCACGAAGGAGGACCTCAGGCGCCGCTCGCGCATGCACAAGGTCTGGGCCGACCACAGCCTCGGCTTCATCGGACGCAGCCCCGACTACCTGAACGTCAACCTCATGGCCGCGGCGCGGGCGGCCGACTACTTCGCGCAGAACGACCCCCGCTTCGGCGAGAACATCAGGAACTACTACCGGCACGTCAGGGACAACGACCTCTGCCTCACGCACGCGCTCACGAACCCGCAGGTCAACCGCAGCGTGCGCGCCGACCAGCTCCCCGACCCCTACATCGCCCTGGGGCTGGTGCAGGAGACGGAGGAGGGCATCGTCGTGCGCGGCGCGCGCATGCTCGCGACGCTGCCCATCGCCGACGAGATCCTGATCTTCCCCTCGACGGTCCTCAAGGAGCAGGAGGAGCTGACGCGCTACGCCCTGGCGTTCGCCGTGCCCTGCGACACGCCGGGCCTCTCCTTCGTGGGGCGCGAGCCGCTCGACCAGGGGCGCAGCCACCGCGACCACCCGCTCGGGTCGCGTTTCGACGAGATGGACGCCCTCGTCGTCTTCGACGACGTGCTCGTCCCCTGGGACCGCGTCTTCCTCATGAACGACGTGCGCCTGGCGAACCGCGCCTACCAGGAGACCGGCGCCGTGCTGCACATGGCGCACCAGGTCGTGAACGTGAAGATCGCCAAGGCCGAGGCCTTCCTGGGCGTGGCGAAGAAGATCGTCGACGCCATCGGCTCCGACCAGTTCCAGCACGTCCAGCAGAAGATGGCCGAGCTGATCATCGTCCTCGAGACCCTGAAGGCGTTCAGGACCCAGGCCGAGGAGACGGCCGCGCCCGACCGCTGGGGCACCATGACCCCCGGCAAGGACGCGCTGAACGCCGCCCGCAACTACTTCCCGATGGTCTACCCGCGCATGGTCGAGCTGCTGCAGCTCCTCTCGGCCAGCGGGATGATCATGATCCCCACCGAGGCCGACCAGGGCGGCCCCATGGCAGACGCCATCGACAGGTTCCTGCAAGCGTCGAACGCCACGGCGCAGGAGCGCATCCAGCTCTTCAGGCTGGCCTGGGACATGACGATCTCGTCGTTCGGCGGCCGGCAGAACCTCTACGAGAAGTTCTTCTTCGGCGACCCGGTGAGGACGCAGGGCGCCCTCTACCAGGGCTACGACCTCTCCGACCTGGTCGCGCGCATCGACGCGTTCCTGGCGCGCGCCGACGAGCCGCGCGAGGAGCTGCTGGCCGCGGGAGCGGCCGACTGA
- the hpaE gene encoding 5-carboxymethyl-2-hydroxymuconate semialdehyde dehydrogenase, with protein MSAEAAVADVAARREAALGAVSRLVSRAGGSLVGNLIGGEWRPARSGATFATLSPVDGSELARVASSDAEDVADAAAAAARAFPAWASLDPKERKRLLLRLADLIEERAEEIALLEVVDTGQPLRFMRQAAARGAENFRFFAERAPGARDGLSLPTPELLNYTTRKPIGPVGVITPWNTPFMLSTWKVAPALAAGCTVVHKPAEWAPLSGARLAQLALEAGLPPGVLNVVNGLGESAGRSVTEHPAVKAIAFVGESTTGAKIMAQGAPTLKRVHFELGGKNPAVVFEDADLERALDAVSFMIYSLNGERCTSGSRVLVQRGVYEEFTSALAARARSIRVGDPFDPATEVGPLIHPDHLAKVTSYFEVAREEGVEVAAGGGVHPGLGGLYVEPTLFRGAAPHMRVAREEIFGPVLTALPFADEAEALAIANDVDYGLAAYVWTRDVARAHRFSQALDAGMVWVNSHNVRHLPTPFGGMKASGIGRDGGDYSFDFYMETQNIAVALTEHRVPRLGS; from the coding sequence GTGAGCGCCGAGGCCGCCGTGGCCGACGTGGCCGCCCGGCGTGAGGCGGCGCTCGGGGCCGTCTCCCGGCTCGTGAGCAGGGCGGGAGGCTCGCTCGTCGGCAACCTGATAGGAGGCGAGTGGCGTCCGGCGCGCTCCGGCGCGACCTTCGCGACGCTCAGCCCCGTCGACGGCAGCGAGCTGGCGCGGGTGGCGTCCTCCGACGCCGAGGACGTGGCCGACGCCGCGGCTGCGGCCGCGCGGGCGTTCCCGGCCTGGGCCTCCCTCGACCCCAAGGAGCGCAAGCGCCTGCTCCTGCGCCTGGCCGACCTGATCGAGGAGCGCGCCGAGGAGATCGCGCTGCTCGAGGTCGTCGACACGGGCCAGCCGCTGCGCTTCATGCGCCAGGCGGCGGCCCGCGGCGCCGAGAACTTCAGGTTCTTCGCCGAGCGCGCTCCCGGCGCACGCGACGGCCTCAGCCTCCCCACGCCCGAGCTCCTCAACTACACGACCCGCAAGCCCATCGGGCCCGTGGGCGTGATCACGCCCTGGAACACGCCGTTCATGCTCTCGACCTGGAAGGTCGCCCCGGCGCTCGCCGCCGGCTGCACCGTCGTGCACAAGCCGGCCGAGTGGGCGCCGCTCTCCGGCGCACGCCTCGCGCAGCTCGCTCTGGAGGCCGGCCTGCCGCCCGGCGTGCTGAACGTCGTGAACGGGCTCGGGGAGTCGGCCGGCAGGTCCGTGACGGAGCACCCGGCGGTCAAGGCCATCGCCTTCGTGGGCGAGAGCACTACCGGCGCGAAGATCATGGCCCAGGGCGCGCCCACGCTCAAGCGCGTGCACTTCGAGCTCGGCGGCAAGAACCCCGCCGTGGTGTTCGAGGACGCCGACCTGGAGAGGGCCCTCGACGCGGTCAGCTTCATGATCTACAGCCTCAACGGCGAGCGCTGCACGTCGGGCAGCCGCGTGCTGGTGCAGCGCGGCGTCTACGAGGAGTTCACGTCGGCGCTGGCGGCGCGCGCGCGCAGCATCAGGGTCGGCGACCCGTTCGACCCCGCCACCGAGGTCGGGCCCCTCATCCACCCCGACCACCTCGCCAAGGTGACCTCGTACTTCGAGGTCGCCAGGGAGGAGGGCGTCGAGGTGGCGGCCGGCGGCGGCGTCCACCCCGGCCTGGGCGGCCTCTACGTGGAGCCGACGCTCTTCCGCGGCGCCGCGCCCCACATGCGCGTGGCCCGCGAGGAGATCTTCGGCCCCGTGCTCACGGCCCTGCCGTTCGCTGACGAGGCCGAGGCGCTCGCCATCGCGAACGACGTCGACTACGGGCTGGCCGCCTACGTCTGGACCCGCGACGTCGCCCGCGCCCACCGCTTCTCCCAGGCCCTCGACGCGGGGATGGTCTGGGTGAACTCGCACAACGTCCGCCACCTGCCCACGCCCTTCGGCGGCATGAAGGCCAGCGGCATCGGCAGGGACGGCGGGGACTACAGCTTCGACTTCTACATGGAGACCCAGAACATCGCCGTGGCGCTCACGGAGCACCGCGTGCCCCGGCTGGGGAGCTGA
- a CDS encoding fumarylacetoacetate hydrolase family protein, producing MSAAGVEALGAGWAHSGGDRPWGRALVAGREAAVLLQDDGALTNADGERLDEAELTWLPPVEARTIVAIALNYRDHAAELDLAEPEQPALFPKFANAMVGHRRPIVRPRGIRFMHYETELAAVIGRPARRVRAADALAHVAGYTIANDLVVRDFVIDHFRPPIKPKNFDTFLPMGPLVVPAARVPDPQDMGIRTYVNGELRQEGSTRDMVHTVADLIAYVSEFMTLRPGDVLLTGTPKGISHVHAGDTLRCEVGDLPPLENPVVAEEDVAAAPAAAGARVAG from the coding sequence GTGAGCGCGGCGGGCGTGGAGGCGCTCGGCGCCGGCTGGGCGCACTCCGGCGGCGACCGGCCGTGGGGCCGGGCCCTGGTGGCCGGGCGCGAGGCCGCCGTGCTCCTCCAGGACGACGGCGCGCTCACGAACGCGGACGGCGAGCGCCTCGACGAGGCCGAGCTGACCTGGCTGCCGCCCGTCGAGGCCCGCACGATCGTCGCGATCGCGCTGAACTACCGCGACCACGCCGCCGAGCTCGACCTGGCCGAGCCGGAGCAGCCGGCGCTCTTCCCGAAGTTCGCCAACGCCATGGTCGGCCACAGGCGGCCCATCGTGCGCCCCCGCGGCATCAGGTTCATGCACTACGAGACCGAGCTGGCGGCCGTGATCGGCCGGCCGGCGCGGCGCGTGCGCGCCGCGGACGCCCTGGCGCACGTGGCCGGCTACACGATCGCCAACGACCTGGTGGTCAGGGACTTCGTGATCGACCACTTCCGGCCGCCGATCAAGCCGAAGAACTTCGACACCTTCCTGCCCATGGGCCCGCTGGTCGTGCCGGCCGCGCGCGTCCCGGACCCGCAGGACATGGGGATCCGCACCTACGTGAACGGGGAGCTGCGGCAGGAGGGCAGCACGCGCGACATGGTGCACACCGTCGCCGACCTCATCGCCTACGTCAGCGAGTTCATGACGCTGCGTCCCGGCGACGTCCTGCTCACTGGCACGCCCAAGGGCATCAGCCACGTCCACGCCGGCGACACGCTGCGCTGCGAGGTCGGCGACCTGCCGCCGCTCGAGAACCCCGTCGTCGCCGAGGAGGACGTGGCGGCGGCGCCCGCGGCCGCCGGGGCGAGGGTGGCCGGGTGA
- the dapA gene encoding 4-hydroxy-tetrahydrodipicolinate synthase translates to MRVPRGSIVPLPTPFVGEDARIDWDALERLIEFQIANGSHGLSCTGTTGEPSSLSRGERKAVVEFVKERVAGRVPFVPGTGSNNLDETLELTRHAVELGVDGVLVIAPYYVRPNQEGLYRYFARVAEEVASLDPEVPVVLYNIPGRAAVDIAPRTIGRLRRDHPNVVGVKHATKNLDDVSYTLKEAGRDFAVYCGAETMTYPMLALGGSGHISATGVVAPRQVARIYDLASAGRWDEARDLHFEMLELNDVLFIEVNPVPLKTALALMGLCEARWRLPLGPMLPENEAKLVATLRRYGLVGDVAGAEPGARSSGREEVADP, encoded by the coding sequence ATGCGGGTACCAAGAGGCTCGATCGTCCCGCTCCCCACGCCCTTCGTGGGCGAAGACGCGCGCATCGACTGGGACGCGCTCGAGCGGCTCATCGAGTTCCAGATCGCGAACGGCAGCCACGGGCTCTCGTGCACGGGCACCACGGGCGAGCCCAGCTCGCTCTCGCGCGGGGAGCGCAAGGCGGTCGTCGAGTTCGTCAAGGAGCGGGTGGCCGGCCGCGTGCCGTTCGTGCCGGGCACCGGCTCGAACAACCTGGACGAGACGCTGGAGCTCACGCGGCACGCCGTGGAGCTCGGCGTGGACGGCGTGCTCGTCATCGCGCCGTACTACGTGCGGCCGAACCAGGAGGGCCTCTACCGCTACTTCGCGCGCGTGGCCGAGGAGGTCGCGTCCCTCGACCCCGAGGTGCCGGTGGTCCTCTACAACATCCCCGGGCGCGCGGCCGTGGACATCGCGCCGAGGACGATAGGCCGCCTGCGGCGCGACCACCCCAACGTCGTCGGCGTGAAGCACGCGACGAAGAACCTCGACGACGTCTCCTACACGCTCAAGGAGGCGGGTCGCGACTTCGCCGTCTACTGCGGCGCCGAGACGATGACCTACCCCATGCTGGCGCTGGGCGGCAGCGGCCACATCAGCGCCACGGGGGTCGTGGCGCCCCGGCAGGTGGCGCGCATCTACGACCTCGCGTCCGCGGGCCGCTGGGACGAGGCGCGCGACCTCCACTTCGAGATGCTCGAGCTCAACGACGTCCTCTTCATCGAGGTGAACCCGGTGCCGCTGAAGACGGCCCTCGCGCTGATGGGCCTGTGCGAGGCGCGGTGGCGCCTGCCACTGGGGCCGATGCTGCCGGAGAACGAGGCCAAGCTCGTGGCCACGCTGAGGCGGTACGGGCTGGTCGGCGATGTGGCGGGGGCGGAGCCCGGGGCGCGCTCCTCGGGGCGGGAGGAGGTCGCCGACCCGTGA
- a CDS encoding dipeptidase: protein MDPAEPALEQALRHVADSAELYVSDLLEYVRIPSVSTEPERRPDVEAAARWTAERLRSAGIDDVRTLPTAGHPVVVGRLHHDPSLPTVVFYGHYDVQPAEPLELWHSPPFEPEVSDGKLFGRGACDDKAGVLTAVQAVEAYLAAGAKPPVNVTFLVEGEEEIGSPNLAPVLREHAELLKADLAVCADGGIFGVGIPSVTVGSRGLVGADLVVEGAASDLHSGMYGGSVANPLAALARIIASFHDDQGRVVVEGFGAGVPPLAPEVRRAIAALPLDEAAELSQLGLSEWWGDPDYTPEERRTVRPTLEVNGIGGGYQGAGVKTVLPNRAFAKITCRLVVGQEPEAVFEALKRHVERHTPPGVRATLTPIPGSGRPYQMPLDHPALAVAADAMSAVFGRKPFPVWTGGTVPVAEQFQSVMGIWCLYFAFSEPDNGPHAPNEFYRVSMLRQGTEATVRLLAGLARRSDAFQRAA, encoded by the coding sequence GTGGACCCCGCAGAACCAGCCCTGGAACAGGCCTTGCGACACGTCGCCGACAGCGCGGAGCTCTACGTCTCCGACCTGCTCGAGTACGTGCGCATCCCCAGCGTCAGCACCGAGCCAGAGAGGCGTCCGGACGTCGAGGCCGCCGCGCGCTGGACCGCCGAGCGGCTGCGTAGCGCCGGCATCGACGACGTGCGGACCCTGCCCACGGCGGGCCACCCCGTCGTCGTGGGGCGGCTCCACCACGACCCGTCGCTGCCCACGGTGGTCTTCTACGGGCACTACGACGTGCAGCCGGCCGAGCCGCTGGAGCTGTGGCACAGCCCGCCCTTCGAGCCCGAGGTCAGTGACGGCAAGCTCTTCGGGCGCGGCGCCTGCGACGACAAGGCCGGCGTGCTCACGGCCGTGCAGGCCGTCGAGGCCTACCTGGCCGCCGGCGCGAAGCCGCCCGTGAACGTGACGTTCCTGGTCGAGGGCGAGGAGGAGATCGGCAGCCCGAACCTCGCGCCGGTGCTGCGCGAGCACGCCGAGCTGCTGAAGGCCGACCTGGCGGTCTGCGCCGACGGCGGCATCTTCGGCGTCGGCATCCCGTCGGTGACGGTGGGGTCGCGCGGCCTGGTGGGCGCCGACCTCGTCGTCGAGGGAGCCGCGAGCGACCTCCACTCGGGCATGTACGGCGGGTCCGTCGCCAACCCGCTGGCGGCGCTGGCGCGCATCATCGCCAGCTTCCACGACGACCAGGGCCGCGTCGTCGTCGAGGGCTTCGGGGCCGGCGTGCCGCCGCTGGCGCCCGAGGTGAGGCGGGCGATCGCCGCGCTGCCCCTCGACGAGGCCGCCGAGCTGAGCCAGCTCGGGCTGAGCGAGTGGTGGGGCGACCCCGACTACACGCCCGAGGAGCGCCGCACCGTGCGGCCGACGCTGGAGGTCAACGGCATCGGCGGCGGCTACCAGGGCGCGGGCGTGAAGACGGTGCTGCCCAACCGCGCGTTCGCGAAGATCACCTGCCGCCTCGTGGTCGGCCAGGAGCCGGAGGCGGTGTTCGAGGCGCTGAAGCGGCACGTCGAGCGCCACACGCCGCCCGGCGTGAGGGCGACCCTGACCCCCATCCCCGGCAGCGGGCGGCCGTACCAGATGCCCCTCGACCACCCGGCCCTCGCGGTGGCCGCCGACGCGATGAGCGCCGTGTTCGGCCGCAAGCCGTTCCCGGTGTGGACGGGAGGCACGGTGCCGGTGGCCGAGCAGTTCCAGTCGGTGATGGGCATCTGGTGCCTCTACTTCGCCTTCAGCGAGCCGGACAACGGCCCCCACGCGCCCAACGAGTTCTACCGGGTGAGCATGCTGCGCCAGGGCACGGAGGCCACCGTGCGCCTGCTCGCCGGCCTGGCGCGGCGCAGCGACGCGTTCCAGCGCGCGGCATGA
- a CDS encoding flavin reductase family protein, giving the protein MSLAGVRTVAPDQGAAALEEGERGFDELDFRRTMGRFPTGVTVVTMLGPGGEAYGVTVNAFMSVSLEPPLIAVSLGRSARAHPTLSASERFAVSVLAEDQGALSDVFAGRRAPSGEDPFEPFHGFPVIAGAVAHVLCRMHSRFDAGDHTIFIGEVEALRAAPGAPLVFHRGRYCGLDRGADGAS; this is encoded by the coding sequence ATGAGCCTCGCCGGCGTCCGCACCGTCGCCCCCGACCAGGGAGCCGCCGCCCTCGAGGAGGGCGAGCGCGGCTTCGACGAGCTGGACTTCCGGCGCACCATGGGGCGTTTCCCGACCGGCGTCACCGTCGTCACCATGCTCGGCCCCGGCGGCGAGGCCTACGGCGTCACCGTCAACGCCTTCATGTCGGTCTCGCTCGAGCCGCCCCTCATCGCCGTCTCGCTGGGCAGGTCGGCGCGCGCCCACCCCACGCTCTCCGCCAGCGAGCGCTTCGCGGTCAGCGTCCTCGCCGAGGACCAGGGGGCCCTCTCCGACGTCTTCGCGGGCCGGCGCGCGCCCTCCGGCGAGGACCCGTTCGAGCCCTTCCACGGCTTCCCGGTCATCGCCGGGGCCGTCGCCCACGTGCTCTGCCGCATGCACTCGCGCTTCGACGCCGGCGACCACACGATCTTCATAGGCGAGGTCGAGGCCCTGCGCGCCGCTCCCGGCGCGCCGCTGGTCTTCCATCGGGGAAGGTACTGCGGCCTCGACCGCGGCGCCGACGGGGCGAGCTGA
- a CDS encoding helix-turn-helix domain-containing protein, whose amino-acid sequence MSATLRPLLEREDLGLTLLHGDPETAYGSVAVVGRESDRPWLAASDLRLHEGRFSLPRPPADPVLDPPPAAVLHALSPRQRTVPQALVERCRTAGVALVVSPPTVGPGVVEEAALRLLVESAGPALAGLANLQRQLLATLEGPKPEREVLERVSRLSGMGMAALSPWGEVVARAGDTSGRLGGGDPSALAEGRVRLSGRDALVARVAVRGRVRFTLIGFDAGPGSAAWLELARTLLVAAALQRSAEAQHDRSRKGALLAEWLAGPQAAPMLLPRLVAAGIEEEGEYVVAVAEVGSRARSGRMAAARGQALLERLREAADEYFRTRGYGSLSETRAEHVVWVYSGGAPRAQAEPLLRALKAAAGDRTPVRLGLSLPRGDLTGVADAYHQAVLAVQSLAAPDGLAWFDLVDPVYWVLKQQPPANLATLRDRLVGPVKDADDGKLWRTLTAYLRAPNDLGALAEELHVHVNTLRYRLKRIANLLGADLTRPETLAKLYLAQQIDAMLEREGAA is encoded by the coding sequence ATGTCGGCGACACTGAGACCGCTCCTGGAGCGGGAGGACCTAGGGCTCACGCTGCTGCACGGCGACCCGGAGACCGCGTACGGGTCCGTGGCCGTAGTGGGCCGCGAGTCCGACAGGCCCTGGCTCGCCGCCAGCGACCTGCGCCTGCACGAGGGGCGCTTCTCCCTGCCGCGCCCGCCGGCCGACCCCGTGCTCGACCCGCCGCCCGCCGCCGTGCTGCACGCGCTCTCGCCGCGCCAGCGCACCGTGCCCCAGGCGCTCGTCGAGCGCTGCCGCACCGCCGGCGTGGCGCTCGTCGTCTCGCCGCCCACGGTGGGTCCCGGGGTCGTCGAGGAGGCCGCCCTGCGCCTGCTCGTCGAGAGCGCCGGCCCCGCCCTGGCGGGCCTCGCGAACCTCCAGCGCCAGCTCCTGGCGACCCTCGAGGGACCGAAGCCCGAGCGCGAGGTGCTCGAGCGGGTCAGCCGCCTCTCCGGCATGGGCATGGCCGCGCTGAGCCCCTGGGGCGAGGTCGTGGCGCGGGCGGGGGACACGAGCGGACGCCTCGGCGGCGGCGACCCGTCCGCCCTCGCCGAGGGGAGGGTGCGCCTCAGCGGGCGCGACGCGCTGGTCGCCCGCGTGGCGGTCCGCGGCCGCGTGCGCTTCACGCTGATCGGCTTCGACGCCGGTCCCGGCTCGGCCGCGTGGCTCGAGCTCGCCCGCACCCTGCTCGTGGCCGCGGCGCTGCAGCGGTCGGCCGAGGCCCAGCACGACCGCAGCCGCAAGGGCGCGCTGCTGGCCGAGTGGCTGGCCGGCCCGCAGGCGGCGCCGATGCTGCTGCCGCGGCTGGTGGCGGCCGGCATCGAGGAGGAGGGCGAGTACGTCGTCGCCGTCGCCGAGGTGGGCTCGCGCGCCCGGAGCGGCCGGATGGCGGCCGCGCGCGGCCAGGCGCTGCTCGAGAGGCTGAGGGAGGCCGCCGACGAGTACTTCCGCACGCGCGGCTACGGCTCGCTGTCCGAGACGCGCGCCGAGCACGTCGTGTGGGTCTACTCGGGCGGCGCGCCGCGCGCCCAGGCCGAGCCGCTGCTGAGAGCGCTCAAGGCCGCCGCCGGCGACAGGACGCCCGTGCGCCTCGGCCTCAGCCTGCCGCGCGGCGACCTCACCGGCGTGGCCGACGCCTACCACCAGGCCGTGTTGGCCGTGCAGTCGCTCGCCGCGCCCGACGGGCTCGCCTGGTTCGACCTCGTCGACCCCGTCTACTGGGTCCTCAAGCAGCAGCCGCCCGCCAACCTCGCCACCCTGCGCGACAGGCTCGTGGGGCCCGTCAAGGACGCCGACGACGGCAAGCTGTGGCGGACCCTCACCGCCTACCTGCGGGCGCCGAACGACCTGGGCGCCCTCGCCGAGGAGCTGCACGTGCACGTGAACACCCTGCGCTACCGCCTGAAGCGCATCGCCAACCTGCTCGGCGCCGACCTCACGCGGCCCGAGACGCTGGCCAAGCTCTACCTCGCCCAGCAGATCGACGCGATGCTCGAGCGGGAGGGCGCGGCGTGA
- a CDS encoding 3-hydroxyacyl-CoA dehydrogenase NAD-binding domain-containing protein gives MSSAPPPADVGRPSERAAPLPARGASAAGPRLRAAVLGAGTMGTGIAQLLLQSGAEVALVDPSAAQLERSVASLGEVFSRLAAKGRLEEAPGALLARLSTSGELRAAAGAAWVIEAAPEDLALKRDLFARAASAAPGARLATNTSTLSVTAIAAACPEPERVVGLHFFNPPGLMRLVEVVPGVRTAPEVVSAAVELARRLGREPIVAKDSPGFVVNRLARPFYLEAVRLHAEGVPVETVDAALRGAGFRMGPFELLDLIGIDVNLASSESVYRAFFEEPRFRPHPLQRAMVAAGLLGRKTGRGFYRYDEDGARVGDAGAPAATGARGGAAGDEGPAASAGAQPATAVAGAAPGRHAWRSGDAPAFAVRGDGAVARALRASLPLADDEERADLVLDARLEAPAAAGRDDVAVLTWGRSAAAAGAALGFSAVPPPGGGRLTVELCAAGALPGDAPTPALARAADALAAAGLNVVVVPDVPGGVAFRVVGRLFDEAVRALLEGLAPRRELDLAMRLGVNYPAGPLEWGEALGSVDVTEALRSLAEGTMDGRFAPHPWLLSRASAGASGLPEAVGRET, from the coding sequence GTGAGCTCCGCCCCGCCGCCCGCCGACGTCGGCCGGCCGAGCGAGAGGGCCGCGCCGCTGCCGGCACGTGGGGCGAGCGCGGCGGGGCCGCGTCTGCGGGCCGCCGTGCTCGGCGCCGGCACGATGGGCACGGGCATCGCCCAGCTCCTCCTGCAGTCCGGAGCCGAGGTCGCGCTCGTCGACCCGTCGGCGGCGCAGCTCGAGCGGTCCGTCGCGAGCCTGGGCGAGGTCTTCTCGCGCCTGGCGGCCAAGGGTCGCCTCGAGGAGGCGCCGGGCGCGCTGCTGGCGCGCCTCTCCACCTCGGGCGAGCTGCGCGCCGCCGCCGGCGCCGCGTGGGTGATCGAGGCGGCTCCGGAGGACCTCGCGCTGAAGCGCGACCTCTTCGCCCGCGCCGCGTCCGCCGCGCCCGGCGCCCGCCTGGCCACGAACACCTCGACGCTCTCCGTCACGGCCATAGCCGCCGCCTGCCCCGAGCCCGAGCGGGTCGTGGGCCTCCACTTCTTCAACCCGCCCGGCCTGATGCGCCTCGTCGAGGTGGTCCCCGGCGTGCGCACGGCGCCCGAGGTCGTGTCCGCCGCCGTGGAGCTGGCGCGGCGCCTGGGGCGCGAGCCGATCGTCGCCAAGGACTCCCCCGGCTTCGTCGTGAACCGCCTGGCGCGGCCCTTCTACCTCGAGGCCGTGCGCCTCCACGCCGAGGGCGTGCCCGTCGAGACCGTGGACGCCGCCCTGCGGGGCGCGGGCTTCCGCATGGGCCCGTTCGAGCTCCTCGACCTCATCGGCATCGACGTGAACCTCGCCTCCAGCGAGAGCGTCTACCGCGCCTTCTTCGAGGAACCGCGCTTCCGGCCGCACCCGCTCCAGCGCGCCATGGTCGCGGCCGGCCTGCTCGGGCGCAAGACGGGGCGCGGCTTCTACCGCTACGACGAGGACGGCGCGCGCGTCGGGGACGCGGGCGCGCCGGCGGCGACGGGCGCCCGCGGCGGAGCCGCCGGCGACGAGGGACCCGCCGCGTCCGCGGGGGCGCAACCGGCGACCGCGGTCGCCGGCGCCGCTCCCGGACGTCACGCCTGGCGCTCCGGCGACGCGCCCGCCTTCGCCGTGCGCGGCGACGGCGCCGTGGCCCGCGCCCTGCGCGCGTCCCTCCCGCTCGCCGACGACGAGGAGCGCGCCGACCTCGTCCTCGACGCACGGCTCGAGGCGCCGGCTGCCGCGGGGCGCGACGACGTGGCCGTGCTCACCTGGGGGCGCAGCGCCGCCGCGGCCGGAGCCGCCCTCGGCTTCAGCGCCGTGCCGCCGCCCGGCGGCGGCAGGCTCACCGTCGAGCTCTGCGCCGCCGGCGCGCTCCCCGGCGACGCGCCCACGCCGGCGCTGGCGCGGGCCGCGGACGCGCTGGCCGCCGCGGGGCTGAACGTCGTCGTCGTGCCCGACGTGCCCGGCGGCGTGGCGTTCCGCGTCGTGGGGCGGCTGTTCGACGAGGCCGTGCGGGCGCTGCTCGAGGGCCTGGCGCCGCGCCGCGAGCTCGACCTCGCGATGCGGCTCGGCGTGAACTACCCCGCGGGCCCGCTCGAGTGGGGCGAGGCGTTAGGCTCGGTGGACGTGACCGAGGCCCTGAGGTCCCTGGCCGAGGGGACCATGGACGGGCGCTTCGCGCCGCACCCGTGGCTGCTGAGCCGCGCGT